GGCGAACAATTCGCCGTCACGTTTAACCTGGTCAATTAACCCGATTTCGCTGTGCTTGAATTCATATTCAGCGTTATCCGACGAAAAAAACGTAAGGTCTCCGAATCGGTTGTATTGATACGAAAACTCATGAACTCTCGCGGCCCAGCGATCTTTAGTTACCTGAGATAGCAAATTTCCGTTGTCATCGTAAGTTTGAGTTTGGGTTGCATGTGCAGTGCGAGCAGTTACTACTTTTTTATGCCAGTTGTACTCGTAACCAACGGCAATTGCTCCGGAGGATTCATATCTGATTAGTTGTTCCAACCTGTCATCTTCAGCATATTCAAATTCAGCCTTCAGGACCCCATCCTCAATTAACTTGCTCACTCTATTTCGTGTGTCGAATCCAACCTCTGTGGTTAAGTCCAGACCATTTTTTATTAGATAGGTTAAGCCTTTTGAGTTTTGTTCAAATACCGACAGTGTATTTCCGCCGTCATACATCTCAGTTCGCTGTCCAATGTACTGGAATTTCGTAGCGACGCCTCCCGACATCATCGAAACAACTCGTTCTTGGTCATACTCAACCTCAATGGAACTGTTTCCTAACGGATCAATCACCCTGATCAGCTGGCCAGCATCATCGTATTCGTACTTCCACGGATTTCCCGCAACATCAATTACTTCAATCAACATACCGTTTTCACTATAACGATAAGATACCGACCTCTCAGACGAGTCGGCAACAGACTTTATCCTGCCTGTATTGATGTCCCGTTCCACCGTCATTTTCGATTTACCGCTTGTGAGTTCTGTTAGACGGTTGTTTGAGTCATATGCCAATTCAATTGTATTCAGATTGTTATCAACCACCTCTACCAGCTGGTAAGAGTCGCCAAGTTTGGCGAATTTCTTGACCCACAAATTTCGAAAATAAATCTCTATTTCATTTCCGACAAAAGAGATGTTCAGAAAGTCGGAGTAAAATGGTGTCTTAAGTGCAAGCACATCATCAGTTAGCTCCAACTCGTAAGTAGACCCGGACGAGTCGACATATGTGAAACTCAAATCGCTGTTAATACTTATTTTTTCATACGGGGCGAGCTTCCATCCCCGACCAAAGTCTGTTCCGTCCCGCGCAGATGAATCGTAAACACGACCCAGAACAATCGGCAGTCTGGCTAACGTGACAAGGTCTCTACGCAAAAAAGTTAGGTTGCCGTCCCCCACATTTACGTTATTTACTTGTAGCCCCCTAAAAGGGGATTGTTCATTTGGAAAAAAAGTTTGAAGTCGCCTGCGATCTGATAATTCGTTCAAAAATTCTGCGAACACCATAGTAGGGTTGTCCGACTCAGGAGCCGCAAGACAAGGACCCGTGATGTATAGAAGTGCAGAGAAAACAAGAGCAATTTGCGAGCTAGCGAGCGAGAAAAATTTCATTATCAACGCCTTATGACCTTTTTTCTTTTGGTAAATTATTACCCATTGGAAGTATTGTCAAAAGTGCAAATAATTTGGACAGCGAATGTAGCCACCAGCCCCGGCTGGGTAATTACGTGCGAAAACAGTCACTCAAGATCAGCCAAACGAAAGGCTAACCTCAGGTTTGCAGAGCGTTGATTAGTAAAGTCAACCGGACCTGCAAGACACTTATTCGGAAATCAGAGTGTTGCCCTACTCCATTTTACGAATGCACTTTACGTGAGTCCTCGAAAATGGTCTGCAGACGTACGATCACAAAACTCGGCTACCTTTGGTACCGCTAGAAACCCCATAAGAGCAAGGTAGGCCCCTGCTAACGGGTTCTACCGCATGAATTCGGACGGTTGAGTTAAGTGTGATATCCGCTGCTGCCAGCACCGAGCTGACCCTTCGTTGACTTAAGCCATGGCGCCGATACTTAGACCACGCGGTGCTCTAGCGTGCTGGTCTCCCCAAGACCGCGGTAACACCAGCGGCGCACCTCGCGCAGCGAGCCGGAAAGCAAGCGAAGCGTTAGAATGACCCTATGACTGATCGCAGATCCTTTTTGAAGTTCTCTGGTGCTTCGCTACTGGCACCATCATTTTTTGCCGCGGGCGCGGAAACCAATCAAACGCTTGCCCGACGGGCAATCCACGGAACGAGCGAACGACTCGCAGTAGTCGGTCTGGGAAATTCAAATGCGTTTCGTCGTGGCGATCGCCCGGTCGCGCAGGACTTACTGGAGCTTTATTTTCGCCATGGTGGCAATTACATCGACGCTTCAGGCTCAAGCGCGGCGTTTGTTGGCGGTCTCGCTAAGGAAATGAGTGCCCAGGATCAGGCATTCATCGCAAATTACCTAAGTCCTGATCAGCGCCAAACCATGCAACAAGCAGCTTCTACCCTCGCGAAAGCGCAGAGTAAGTCAGCGCTGGATCTCGTCCACACTCGAGACATCAAAGGATTTGCCGCGGAACAAAGCCGGTACCAGGCGCTCAAGGAAGAGGGGCTAGTTCGTTACCTCGGGGTCGCTCGGATCGGAAACACCGAGGTTCATGATTTCATTGGTGGCCTGGTTGAGGCAAAACGCGTTGACTTCATTCAGGTGAACTACTCGATTCTTGAACCCGGTGCAGCAAACCGACTCCTGCCGCTCGCGCAGGACAAGGGTGTCAGCGTTGC
This genomic window from Pseudomonadota bacterium contains:
- a CDS encoding aldo/keto reductase — protein: MTDRRSFLKFSGASLLAPSFFAAGAETNQTLARRAIHGTSERLAVVGLGNSNAFRRGDRPVAQDLLELYFRHGGNYIDASGSSAAFVGGLAKEMSAQDQAFIANYLSPDQRQTMQQAASTLAKAQSKSALDLVHTRDIKGFAAEQSRYQALKEEGLVRYLGVARIGNTEVHDFIGGLVEAKRVDFIQVNYSILEPGAANRLLPLAQDKGVSVAISRPFINGNYFRLVQDKALPTWAAEFDCDSWAQFSLKYILSHPAVTCVLTETANPKHALDNLGAGFGRLPDEAMRQRMATHLRSLI